From a region of the Pan paniscus chromosome 19, NHGRI_mPanPan1-v2.0_pri, whole genome shotgun sequence genome:
- the HIC1 gene encoding hypermethylated in cancer 1 protein, translating to MLDTMEAPGHSRQLLLQLNNQRTKGFLCDVIIVVQNALFRAHKNVLAASSAYLKSLVVHDNLLNLDHDMVSPAVFRLVLDFIYTGRLADGAEAAAAAAVAPGAEPSLGAVLAAASYLQIPDLVALCKKRLKRHGKYCHLRGGGGGGGGYAPYGRPGRGLRAATPVIQACYPSPVGPPPPPAAEPPSGPEAAVNTHCAELYASGPGPAAALCASERRCSPLCGLDLSKKSPPGSAAPERPLAERELPPRPDSPPSAGPAAYKEPPLALPSLPPLPFQKLEEAAPPSDPFRGGSGSPGPEPPGRPDGPSLLYRWMKHEPGLGSYGDELGRERGSPSERCEERGGDAAVSPGGPPLGLAPPPRYPGSLDGPGAGGDGDDYKSSSEETGSSEDPSPPGGHLEGYPCPHLAYGEPESFGDNLYVCIPCGKGFPSSEQLNAHVEAHVEEEEALYGRAEAAEVAAGAAGLGPPFGGGGDKVAGAPGGLGELLRPYRCASCDKSYKDPATLRQHEKTHWLTRPYPCTICGKKFTQRGTMTRHMRSHLGLKPFACDACGMRFTRQYRLTEHMRIHSGEKPYECQVCGGKFAQQRNLISHMKMHAVGGAAGAAGALAGLGGLPGVPGPDGKGKLDFPEGVFAVARLTAEQLSLKQQDKAAAAELLAQTTHFLHDPKVALESLYPLAKFTAELGLSPDKAAEVLSQGAHLAAGPDGRTIDRFSPT from the coding sequence ATGCTGGACACGATGGAGGCGCCCGGCCACTCCAGGCAGCTGCTGCTGCAGCTCAACAACCAGCGCACCAAGGGCTTCTTGTGCGACGTGATCATCGTGGTGCAGAACGCCCTCTTCCGCGCGCACAAGAACGTGCTGGCGGCCAGCAGCGCCTACCTCAAGTCCCTGGTGGTGCATGACAACCTGCTCAACCTGGACCATGACATGGTGAGCCCGGCCGTGTTCCGCCTGGTGCTGGACTTCATCTACACCGGCCGCCTGGCTGACGGCGCAGAGGCGGCTGCGGCCGCGGCCGTGGCCCCGGGGGCTGAGCCGAGCCTGGGCGCCGTGCTGGCCGCCGCCAGCTACCTGCAGATCCCCGACCTCGTGGCGCTGTGCAAGAAACGCCTCAAGCGCCACGGCAAGTACTGCCACCtgcggggcggcggcggcggcggcggcggctacGCGCCCTATGGTCGGCCGGGCCGGGGCCTGCGGGCCGCCACGCCGGTCATCCAGGCCTGCTACCCGTCCCCAGTCGGGCCTCCGCCGCCGCCTGCCGCGGAGCCGCCCTCGGGCCCAGAGGCCGCGGTCAACACGCACTGCGCCGAGCTGTACGCGTCGGGACCTGGCCCGGCCGCCGCCCTCTGTGCCTCGGAGCGCCGCTGCTCCCCTCTTTGTGGCCTGGACCTGTCCAAGAAGAGCCCCCCGGGCTCCGCGGCGCCAGAGCGGCCGCTGGCTGAGCGCGAGCTGCCCCCGCGCCCGGACAGCCCTCCCAGCGCCGGCCCCGCCGCCTACAAGGAGCCGCCTCTCGCCCTGCCGTCGCTGCCGCCGCTGCCCTtccagaagctggaggaggccGCACCGCCTTCCGACCCATTTCGCGGCGGCAGCGGCAGCCCGGGACCCGAGCCCCCCGGCCGCCCCGACGGGCCTAGTCTCCTCTATCGCTGGATGAAGCACGAGCCGGGCCTGGGTAGCTATGGCGACGAGCTGGGCCGGGAGCGCGGCTCCCCCAGCGAGCGCTGCGAAGAGCGTGGTGGGGACGCGGCCGTCTCGCCCGGGGGCCCCCCGCTCGGCCTGGCGCCGCCGCCGCGCTACCCTGGCAGCCTGGACGGGCCCGGCGCGGGCGGCGACGGCGACGACTACAAGAGCAGCAGCGAGGAGACCGGTAGCAGCGAGGACCCCAGCCCGCCTGGAGGCCATCTCGAGGGCTACCCATGCCCGCACCTGGCCTATGGCGAGCCCGAGAGCTTCGGTGACAACCTGTACGTGTGCATTCCGTGCGGCAAGGGCTTCCCCAGCTCTGAGCAGCTGAACGCGCACGTGGAGGCACacgtggaggaggaggaagcgcTGTACGGCAGGGCCGAGGCGGCCGAAGTGGCCGCTGGGGCTGCCGGCCTAGGGCCCCCTTTTGGAGGCGGCGGGGACAAGGTCGCCGGGGCTCCGGGTGGCCTGGGAGAGCTGCTGCGGCCCTACCGCTGCGCGTCGTGCGACAAGAGCTACAAGGACCCGGCCACGCTGCGGCAGCACGAGAAGACGCACTGGCTGACCCGGCCCTACCCGTGCACCATCTGCGGGAAGAAGTTCACGCAGCGTGGGACCATGACGCGCCACATGCGCAGCCACCTGGGCCTCAAGCCCTTCGCGTGCGACGCGTGCGGCATGCGGTTCACGCGCCAGTACCGCCTCACGGAGCACATGCGCATCCACTCGGGCGAGAAGCCCTACGAGTGCCAGGTGTGCGGCGGCAAGTTCGCACAGCAACGCAACCTCATCAGCCACATGAAGATGCACGCCGTGGGGGGCGCGGCCGGCGCGGCCGGGGCGCTGGCGGGCTTGGGGGGGCTCCCCGGCGTCCCCGGCCCCGACGGCAAGGGCAAGCTCGACTTCCCCGAGGGCGTCTTTGCTGTGGCTCGCCTCACGGCCGAGCAGCTGAGCCTGAAGCAGCAGGACAAGGCGGCCGCGGCCGAGCTGCTGGCGCAGACCACGCACTTCCTGCACGACCCCAAGGTGGCGCTGGAGAGCCTCTACCCGCTGGCCAAGTTCACGGCCGAGCTGGGCCTCAGCCCCGACAAGGCGGCCGAGGTGCTGAGCCAGGGCGCTCACCTGGCGGCCGGGCCCGACGGCCGGACCATCGACCGTTTCTCTCCCACCTAG